GCTTTGTGCGGTCGGAAGACGGGGGCAGCACCTGGAGTGCACCCGTGACCGTTACCGACGATACCACCGCTACACTGGCCGACGGCGCACACTTTGGCTCGCACAACTTTCACGCACTGCATGGCGCACCGGATGGCACCTTTCATGTGGCGTGGCTGGACGGACGTGCCGGCAAGTCGGCGGTGTACACCACGCACTCCATCGACGGTGGACGCAGCTGGGCGCGCAATGTGCGCGTCGTGCCGCCTTCCGCGCCCATGACCGAGGCCTGCCCCTGCTGCCGCACGGCCATTGCCGCCGACGCAACCGGCCATGTGTATCTCGCATGGCGTGCGGTGCTGCCTGCCGACACCGCAGGTGGTGTGGCCACGGCACGTGCCAGCGCGGCGTCCGGTGAGGCAACGGGAGAACAGGCTGGCAATCATGCGCAGCATGGCCAGCATGGTGCGAACGGCCCCACCATTCGCGACATTGTCGTCGCGCGCAGCACCGATCGAGGCGCGACCTGGGAAGCGCCTGTCCGCGTGCACTCCGACGATTGGGTCTTCGATGGATGCCCGCACGCTGGTCCGTCGCTCGCGGTTGATGCGCTGGGCACGCTGCATGCCGCATGGTGGACCGGAAAGCCTGGCGCTGCGGGCGTGTTCTACACGCAGTCCACCGACCGCGGTGCCTCATTTGCGAACGCCACCCCACTGGGGGTGGCCAGCGCCTCACAACCAGCGCACGTGCAGTTGGCTGTCATGGAGGGCACACCGGGCAGCGCCCCGCGCGTGCTCGCCGCATGGGATGATGGCACCCGTCGCGTGCCACAGGTCATGCTGCGCAGCTCAGGCGACGGCGGCGCGACGTTTGGTGAAGCCATATCAGTCAGCGAGAACGGCCCGGCGGCGAGTTTTCCCGTGCTGGCCGTCGATGCACAACGCGCCACCGTCATGGTCGCGTGGTCGCAGCAGGCTCCCGAGACGGCAAGCAAGGCTGTGGCCAGTCGCCCCAACATGCGCGACCCCAAGGCGGTCATGCCGCTGCCCAGCGTCGGACAGACGCAGGTCCTGCTGCGCACGGGCACGCTCACGTCCGCCGCGCGCAGCGCCACGGCAAACGCGGACCAGTTCACACCCTTGGCTGTGGGCGACCTCGCACCGGCGTATGGAGCGCGCGTGCGCCACGGTGCCTTTGCGGGTGACAGTCTGCAGGTCGCCGAGCCCGGCACGGTGACCCTGCTGAATGTGTGGGCCACCTGGTGCACCTCCTGCCGCGAGGAAATGGCGGATCTCGACAGCCTGCACCAGACCTATGGCCCACAGGGACTCCGCGTCCTCGGCGTGAGCGTCGACCAGGGCAATACGGACAAGGTGCTGCGCTACGTGGCTCGCGAAAAGCTCGGCTTCTCCGTCGCGCACGATCCGCTCAACAGCATTCAGCAGGCGTTCAGTGTGGTCGGGGTGCCCGAGACCTATCTGATTGACGGCACTGGCCGCGTCGTCTGGAAGACCGCAGGCAATATTCACGGAGCGCTGCCGGCGGCACGAGCCGCAATCGAACGTGCGCTTGCCGGCCGACAAACAGTTCGTACCAGCGGCGGCAATATGTGATAAATTCATCACATGCCGCTTGCCCGCCGGAGGACGCGATGGCTCTGGATCGTGGGAATCGCCGCACTCGTGCTGGCGGCCGGACCGCGCACCTCCGTGCGCAGTCCGGATCCCGCGCCCATCATGGCCGGCGTTCCCGAACAGCTCGCATCACTGCGCACCTGGGTCATGCGACGCGAACTCGACGCCGGTGTCGCCGACACCTCGGTGGCCAAGCGCGTGCGCTTCTTCAACGAAGCCGCGCCGCGTCGCACCCCGTGGAGCGTGGTGTATCTGCACGGATTTTCGGCCACGCGTCAGGAAACCGCGCCCGTGGCCGAGCGTGTCGCCGATTCACTCGGCGCCAATCTCTTCGAGACGCGGCTTACCGGACACGGACTGCCCGGCGATTCACTCTCGCACATTGAGGCCGGGCAGTGGTTGGGCGACGTGGTGGAGGCCATGACCATTGGCCGGCGCCTTGGTGACTCGGTGCTGGTGATCGGTACGTCCACCGGTGGTACCCTGGCCATCTGGCTGGCCACTCAGCCCGACGACGTGCGTGCGGGTCTGCGTCGCCTCGTGCTCATCTCACCCAACCTTGGGCCAGCAGATCGCCGCGCGAAGTTCATGACGTGGCCCTGGCTCAATGTGCTGGTGCCGCAGCTCTCGCCGGTGCGCGAATGGGCACCCGCCAACGAAGAGCAGCGCCGCTACTGGACCGTGCGCTATCCCACGGCGGCGCTCGTGCCCATGCAGGCGCTCGTGGAGCATGTGCGCGCCATGAACTGGCGACGGTATGCCGTGCCCACCCTGCTGCTGGTGAATGAACAGGACGACGTGGTGGACACGCGACAAACCGACGCGTGGATGTCCGCCATTTCCACGGTGGGTACGGCTGCCGTGGAGCGGGTGCCCATCTATCCGCTCGATGGAGAGAGCGGGCACGTGCTGGCTGGACGCATCGTGTCGCCCAGCCAGACCCCCGGCGTCATCAATCGTATCGTGCAGTTCGTGCGACCGTAGCGCGTCGCGCAATACGGTACGCGATCTACCTGGTCTCGCGCTCCCGCATGCGCAACAGGCCTTCCTGCGCAACCGACGCCACCAACGTGCCGCTTCGCGTGAACACCTGACCGCGCACAAAGCCGCGTGCGCCCGCCGCTGACGGGCTGTCCATCACGTACAGCAACCACTCGTCGGTGCGGAACGGCCGGTGCATCCACAGCGTGTGATCGAGTGACGCGACAAACAATCGCGGATCACCGTAGGCCACGTTGTGTGGCAGCAGGGCCGTCGGGAGAAAGCCGTAGTCGCTGGCGTACGCCAGAATGGCCTGATGCGTGATGGCATCATCGGGCAATTGATCGATGACGCGGAACCACACGAAGCGCTCAGGCTCATGCAGGCCCGGTGCACCGCCCACGTGCGACTCAGAGGAGCGAAAGTCGATGGGCCGGTCCTGCGTGAGCACATGCCGCACTTCGGGCGGCAGGCGATGCGCCTTTTCGCGAATCTGCTCGAGCTCCGGTTTCAGGCTGTCCGGGTCAGGCACATCGGGCATGGGCACCTGATGATCAAGCCCGGGCTCCACGACATGAAACGACGCCGAGAGATGAAAGATGGCCTCGCCGTGCTGAATGGCCGTGACACGCCGACTGGTGAACGTGCCGCCATCACGCGGCCGGTCCACGAAGTACACGATGGGCGCCTTGAGATCACCGGGGCGGAGAAAGTATCCGTGCACCGAATGCGCTTCCCGCGCGTCGTCCACGGTGCGGCGCGCCGCCACCAGGGCCTGCGCAAACACCTGACCGCCAAACACGCGCCCCGTACCGAGGTCGCGGTTCTGTCCGCGGTAGATGTTGACTTCCAGCTTCTCGAGTTCAAGAAGCGACAGCAATTCGTGAACGATGTGCATGGGAGACGGAGATAGGGAAAAATCGACGCGCTCACTCGGGCGCAAAGCGCCCGCCGGCCAACAAGGCGGTCGCCCATCCCGAGAGACGACCGTCGGTAGTGTGCACACGGCCTGCCCAGGCCCTCGCCACCACTTCACCAGCCGAGTAGCCGGTGGTTGGCGTACTGATTCGCCGCGCCGCCGCCACCATACCGCCGAGCCCTACGCGAAAGCGGGCTTCGCCGGGAGTTCTGGGGCGCACGTCGTAGAAGACGGGTGCATCGAGATGGAGCCCGACACCAGCCGCCACCCAGTGCTCAGCATCAGGATGCCACTCGATGGCCGGGTAGACGCCTTCAAAGCCACGACGGCGGGCGCGTCCCTCTCCCGTGTGTCGATATGGGGTCGCTCCGGCGTGGATGCCAAGCGCCGCGTGATCACTGACGTGGTACATGATCCGCCAGGCCAGCGCCACGTTGGCCCCCCCGCGGGCGGTCTCCCGATCGCGCCGCACCCGGCTGAACGCGCCACCGACCGCAAGGCCGACGGTCCATTGTGGTGTGGGGGCCTGCGCGACGACGGGCACCGGTACCACCCACAGGAGCACGAGGAGTGGCAGAGTACGCCATCTCACGCGGTGCAGAATGGGGAGTTGTGACATCGGGCGCCTCGGTGCGGGGTGATCGGCCGCAAGGGATCTGCGCGAAGCACATGGCGTGCCCCGAGCTCCTCTGCAATATTGCCGAAGCCGCGGAACATTTCACGGTCACTTTCTGTCCATGGAGCGCCGGTGAATCGCGCGATGCGTTCGTTTCTGCTGGCTCTGATCTGCCTGGTGCTCGGCACCTGGGCGCTGTGCAGTCCCAGACAAGGCCCGCCGCCGGACGGGGCATCCGCCCCTGAGTCGGTCCCTGTGTCGGTGCCCGCCGCGCCGACATCGACAGGAGCCCGGCCCAGTACTGAGGCTGCGCCCGC
This window of the Gemmatimonas sp. UBA7669 genome carries:
- a CDS encoding redoxin domain-containing protein, whose translation is MNVQRMNAQRMYNRLQHAARVPRVAAQAMAVLVITACGAERRSNAAQSDGNAAAAMTAAAMTVAFDSARAISAMTVVGAAPILAIAPSGERATAWVSAPDGGTDGRLHVLVTSATDSAGVVRELRDPLGPIEPHGEAPPKLAWVQNAAGQRTLGALYVVGRLVPGKRFPASALRFVRSEDGGSTWSAPVTVTDDTTATLADGAHFGSHNFHALHGAPDGTFHVAWLDGRAGKSAVYTTHSIDGGRSWARNVRVVPPSAPMTEACPCCRTAIAADATGHVYLAWRAVLPADTAGGVATARASAASGEATGEQAGNHAQHGQHGANGPTIRDIVVARSTDRGATWEAPVRVHSDDWVFDGCPHAGPSLAVDALGTLHAAWWTGKPGAAGVFYTQSTDRGASFANATPLGVASASQPAHVQLAVMEGTPGSAPRVLAAWDDGTRRVPQVMLRSSGDGGATFGEAISVSENGPAASFPVLAVDAQRATVMVAWSQQAPETASKAVASRPNMRDPKAVMPLPSVGQTQVLLRTGTLTSAARSATANADQFTPLAVGDLAPAYGARVRHGAFAGDSLQVAEPGTVTLLNVWATWCTSCREEMADLDSLHQTYGPQGLRVLGVSVDQGNTDKVLRYVAREKLGFSVAHDPLNSIQQAFSVVGVPETYLIDGTGRVVWKTAGNIHGALPAARAAIERALAGRQTVRTSGGNM
- a CDS encoding alpha/beta hydrolase, with protein sequence MPLARRRTRWLWIVGIAALVLAAGPRTSVRSPDPAPIMAGVPEQLASLRTWVMRRELDAGVADTSVAKRVRFFNEAAPRRTPWSVVYLHGFSATRQETAPVAERVADSLGANLFETRLTGHGLPGDSLSHIEAGQWLGDVVEAMTIGRRLGDSVLVIGTSTGGTLAIWLATQPDDVRAGLRRLVLISPNLGPADRRAKFMTWPWLNVLVPQLSPVREWAPANEEQRRYWTVRYPTAALVPMQALVEHVRAMNWRRYAVPTLLLVNEQDDVVDTRQTDAWMSAISTVGTAAVERVPIYPLDGESGHVLAGRIVSPSQTPGVINRIVQFVRP
- a CDS encoding acyl-CoA thioesterase, which gives rise to MHIVHELLSLLELEKLEVNIYRGQNRDLGTGRVFGGQVFAQALVAARRTVDDAREAHSVHGYFLRPGDLKAPIVYFVDRPRDGGTFTSRRVTAIQHGEAIFHLSASFHVVEPGLDHQVPMPDVPDPDSLKPELEQIREKAHRLPPEVRHVLTQDRPIDFRSSESHVGGAPGLHEPERFVWFRVIDQLPDDAITHQAILAYASDYGFLPTALLPHNVAYGDPRLFVASLDHTLWMHRPFRTDEWLLYVMDSPSAAGARGFVRGQVFTRSGTLVASVAQEGLLRMRERETR